One window of the Spirochaetota bacterium genome contains the following:
- a CDS encoding 4Fe-4S binding protein — translation MAYKITEECTMCGSCAAECPSQAISEGKDKYVIDQDACTECGSCVDLCPAEAIVEV, via the coding sequence ATGGCGTATAAAATAACCGAAGAATGTACAATGTGCGGTTCATGTGCTGCTGAATGTCCATCACAGGCAATATCTGAAGGTAAAGATAAATATGTGATAGATCAGGATGCATGCACTGAATGTGGTAGCTGTGTTGATTTGTGTCCTGCAGAAGCAATAGTAGAAGTATAA